The window AGTCCCTCGATGTAGTCCGCGGCGATGTCGCCCTCGTTCTCCAGGGCCTCGACATCGATTCCGGCCTCAGGCGCCTCAGCCACCGCTACGCCACCGCTCTCTTCCTCGCTACTTGCCACAGCGATCCCGTCTCCTCATCCCTCACGCCCTGGCCGCCGTACGCCTCAGGGGCAGTGTCGCCTGCGCACTCGAACGCCTTCTCGGCCGGGAGCCGCAGAACCTAGCGCGGACCACCACCGGCCCGCTTGGAACGCGGCTGCTTCCTCGGCTGCTTGCGTTCGATCTTAGGCTGTTCCTTCGGCTCAGGAGCGGATTCCGCCGCCTTCTTTCGGCTGAGCATGCCCTTGGCGGAACCGTTGGCGGAGGCACCGCTCTTGGCCTTGGCCTCGTCCTGGCCGGGGGCCGGCTGCCTGCTGTAGAGGAAGTGCTGCTGCCCCATGGTCCAGACGTTGGAGGTGACCCAGTAGACCAGCACACCCACGGGCATCATGAGACCGAAGAGCCCGAACAGGGGCGCCATGTACATCATGATCTTCTGGGTCTGCATCATGGGGTTGTCGGGCATCTGGGAGACGCTGCGCTTCATGCTCTGGCGCATGGTGAGGAACGTCGTCGTACCCATGATCACGCAGGCGATCGCGATGATGACCTTGGCCATGATCGGGTCGGACGCGCCGAGCGCGAGGAGCTCCTCGGGAGTGCTGTTGAACTGGGCCGCGACGGGCGCCTCGAAGATGAGCGCCGCACGCGCGCTCTCCACCAGCTCCGGGGTGAAGTTGTACTGGGCGTTGCCCTCGGCGACGCTGCGCAGCACGCTGAAGAGCGCGAAGAAGACCGGCATCTGCAGGAGGAGCGGCAGGCAACCCATGATCGGGTTGGTACCGCTCTCCTGGTAGAGCTTCATGGACTCCCGCTGCAAGCGCTCCTTGTCGTGCTTGTAGCGCTCGCGGAGCTTCAGGATCTTGGGCTGGATGTCCTGCATCTTGCGCTGCGTGTTCATCTGCTTGACGAACAGCGGCACCAGCAGGAGCCGCATGAGCACGGTGAGCAGGACGATCGACAGGCCCCAGGCCCAGCCGCTGTCCGTGTCGAGGCCGATGTAGGTCAGACCCGAGTGGATCTGGACCAAGATCCAGCCGACGATGTTGTAAAGCCAGTCCAGCACCGGCCAACTCCTATGTGATTCGCTTCAGCTACTGGTCCCCGGGAGGGGTTCCGGTGTGGCCGGCTCCGCCCGCAGACTCCTCGGACTCCCCGTTCCGGCGCCCCCTGGGCGGCGGAACCGGATCAAGCCCCCCCGGATTGAAGGGGTGGCAACGGGCGATACGCCGGGCTCCCAGCCACAACCCGTACAGAGCTCCGTGCACGCGCAGCGCCTCGACGGCGTACGCGCTGCACGAGGGGTAGAAACGGCAGACCGGGGGGAAGAGCGGGCTGATGAAGCGCTGGTAACCCCGGATGGGCAGGATCAACACGCGCGCGAACACCGTCGGTCTGTGCTCGGTCATCGGCCCCACCGCTCTCCGCCCTCGTCCGGGCGTCGGTTCCCTGCTGTCTCGCGCACCGCGGGATCGGCCACCGGGGGCCGAGGCCGGCCCCGGCCGGACCGGCGGCGCGACGACGTCCCGCGGGGGCGCGTCGCCGCGGCGATCGCGCTGTCGAGTTGGGCGGCCAGGTCCTCGTGCCGCGCGGTGGCGGCGGCGGGTCGGGCGCGCACTACAAGCAGGCTACCGTTTGGCAGAACAGCCAACCGAGACCGCATCAGGTGGCGCAGTCTGCGCTGTACGCGCTTGCGCACCACCGCTCCCCCGACCGCCTTGCTGACCACGAACCCGACCCGCGGGGGTCGGCGTCCGCGACACCGGAGGGCGGGGGGAGGTAGACGACGCCCAGGCAGTCCCTGGACGCGCGCCGTCCCGAACGCATGACGGAGCCGAACTCGGCGCTGTGGCGC is drawn from Nocardiopsis dassonvillei subsp. dassonvillei DSM 43111 and contains these coding sequences:
- the yidC gene encoding membrane protein insertase YidC → MLDWLYNIVGWILVQIHSGLTYIGLDTDSGWAWGLSIVLLTVLMRLLLVPLFVKQMNTQRKMQDIQPKILKLRERYKHDKERLQRESMKLYQESGTNPIMGCLPLLLQMPVFFALFSVLRSVAEGNAQYNFTPELVESARAALIFEAPVAAQFNSTPEELLALGASDPIMAKVIIAIACVIMGTTTFLTMRQSMKRSVSQMPDNPMMQTQKIMMYMAPLFGLFGLMMPVGVLVYWVTSNVWTMGQQHFLYSRQPAPGQDEAKAKSGASANGSAKGMLSRKKAAESAPEPKEQPKIERKQPRKQPRSKRAGGGPR
- the yidD gene encoding membrane protein insertion efficiency factor YidD, encoding MTEHRPTVFARVLILPIRGYQRFISPLFPPVCRFYPSCSAYAVEALRVHGALYGLWLGARRIARCHPFNPGGLDPVPPPRGRRNGESEESAGGAGHTGTPPGDQ